A window from Canis lupus familiaris isolate Mischka breed German Shepherd chromosome 18, alternate assembly UU_Cfam_GSD_1.0, whole genome shotgun sequence encodes these proteins:
- the OR4P8 gene encoding olfactory receptor family 4 subfamily P member 8 gives MGHENITEFILLGLFSDKDEKTACFVLFVLCYIAILSGNLLILLTIRGSRLREQPMYFFLSYLSFMDVCFTSTVAPKLIIDLLAQQKTISYNGCMAQMFYAHFFGATEIFILVAMAYDRYAAICRPLHYMVIMSRQVCYVLVMASILGAFTHSIMQVLIVIELPFCGPNQIDHYFCDVFPLLKLACMDTSLLVIVIITTTGVLSILTFVALVISYIIILSTLRTYSSQGCRKALSTCGSHITVVFMFFLPLIFTYVPMADSVSNDKVFALFYTMIAPMFNPLIYTLRNTDMKNAMRKMWCRDARFEGK, from the coding sequence ATGGGACATGAAAATATCACAGAATTCATTCTCTTGGGACTTTTTAGTGATAAAGATGAGAAGACCGCCTGTTTTGTGCTGTTCGTACTTTGCTACATTGCAATTCTCTCAGGAAACTTGCTCATTCTTCTCACAATCAGGGGCAGCCGCCTCCGTGAACAGCCCATGTACTTTTTCCTGAGCTACCTATCTTTCATGGATGTCTGCTTCACTTCCACAGTGGCCCCCAAACTGATCATAGACCTACTGGCCCAGCAGAAGACCATCTCCTACAATGGCTGCATGGCCCAGATGTTTTATGCCCATTTTTTTGGTGCCACTGAGATCTTCATCTTGGTGGCCATGGCCTATGACCGATATGCAGCCATCTGCAGACCCCTTCACTATATGGTCATCATGAGCAGACAGGTGTGCTATGTCCTTGTAATGGCCTCAATTCTCGGAGCATTTACCCATTCAATCATGCAAGTATTGATTGTTATTGAACTTCCCTTCTGTGGCCCCAATCAGATAGACCActatttctgtgatgttttccCCTTGCTGAAGCTGGCCTGCATGGATACTAGCTTGTTGGTTATTGTGATCATTACTACCACAGGAGTGCTGTCCATTTTGACCTTTGTTGCCTTGGTAATTTCTTACATCATCATCCTGTCTACCCTGAGGACCTACTCATCCCAGGGCTGCCGCAAAGCCCTCTCTACCTGTGGCTCACACATCACTGTTGTGTTCATGTTCTTCTTGCCTCTCATCTTCACATATGTCCCCATGGCGGATTCCGTCAGTAATGACAAAGTGTTTGCCCTATTTTATACCATGATTGCTCCCATGTTCAACCCTCTCATCTACACATTGAGAAACACAGACATGAAGAACGCCATGAGGAAAATGTGGTGCCGGGATGCACGGTTTGAAGGGAAATGA
- the OR4C29 gene encoding olfactory receptor family 4 subfamily C member 29 (The RefSeq protein has 1 substitution compared to this genomic sequence) yields MHLNNNVTEFILLGLTQDPVRKKIVFVTFLFFYLGTLLGNFLIITTIKTSQTLGSPMYFFLFHLSLSDTCFCTSIAPRMIVDALLKRATISFRECMIQVFSFHFFGCLEIFILILMAADRYVAICKPLHYTTIMSRQVCAVLVAIAWVGSCVHSLAQIFLALSLPFCGPNVIDHYLCDLQPLLKLACADTYVINLLLISNSGAICTLSFVMLMCSYVVILYSLRNHSAEGRRKALSTCISHIIVVVLFFGPCIFIYTRPATTFPMDKMIAVFYTLGTPLINPLIYTLRNAEVKNAMKKLWRKKLISDDKR; encoded by the coding sequence ATGCACCTGAATAATAATGTGACTGAGTTCATTCTGCTTGGATTGACCCAGGAtcctgttagaaaaaaaatagtgtttgtcacttttttgtttttctatttggggACATTGCTGGGTAACTTTCTGATTATTACTACTATCAAGACCAGCCAGACACTAGGGAGTCCaatgtacttcttccttttccacttaTCCTTGTCTGACACCTGCTTCTGTACTTCCATAGCCCCTAGAATGATTGTTGATGCACTTTTGAAAAGGGCCACAATCTCTTTCAGGGAGTGCATGATACAAGTCTTTTCATTCCACTTCTTTGGCTGCCTGGAGATCTTCATCCTTATCCTCATGGCTgctgaccgctatgtggccatctgtaagcccCTGCACTACACAACCATCATGAGTCGACAGGTCTGTGCTGTGCTGGTGGCTATTGCCTGGGTGGGGTCCTGTGTGCATTCTTTAGCTCAGATTTTTCTGGCCCTGAGTTTACCTTTCTGTGGTCCCAATGTGATCGATCACTATCTTTGTGACTTGCAGCCCTTGTTGAAACTTGCCTGTGCAGATACCTATGTGATCAATCTACTGTTGGTATCCAATAGTGGGGCCATTTGTACACTGAGTTTTGTCATGCTGATGTGCTCCTATGTTGTCATCTTGTATTCTCTGAGAAATCACAGTgctgaagggaggaggaaagcccTCTCCACCTGCATCTCCCACATCATTGTAGTCGTCTTGTTCTTTGGTCCttgcatatttatatacacacgCCCTGCAACCACCTTTCCCATGGATAAGATGATAGCTGTATTTTATACACTTGGAACACCTTTGATCAATCCTCTGATTTACACACTTAGGAATGCAGAAGTGAAAAATGCCATGAAGAAGTTATGGAGGAAGAAGTTGATTTCAGATGACAAAAGATGA